In Triticum urartu cultivar G1812 chromosome 6, Tu2.1, whole genome shotgun sequence, the following proteins share a genomic window:
- the LOC125513738 gene encoding uncharacterized protein LOC125513738 — MPSETPHQLMVLWAPFLLIHLGGQDTVTAFSLEDNELWLRHLLMLLGQACLVVYVLWKWVTLSYYQLLISAALLFVDGIIKYGERIWALKLGSQEGLRSSTSTEAKKASLQFGLGFSNERKEQTYQEIVRYALLRERGVRDIFAGRKLFDMDDLTREYFLYQYDREVPRGDAQLNFKRAEIELSIMYDSLYTKSRVIQTRSGAILRCVSFASIVIAFVLYVKMMVSSSAYAEQTTSVYNNVDYRRSRVDAAITYILFIGAVCLEACSFFVVMIMSPLEWPLLEARAGWCRVLLTRVAWPMFMRIQPETKPWWSNSMGQYNFLSSCCNKSRSTDRRWSSTVIMSKMAGVFGASELWNKIRNTKHAHITREMKELIHETIGHDRGWLPERICVPSAYRSLLVLPFEKALLSLHIWTDVVMHKVAKSMMVSSSGRLPIDLAVQEQDQEAAQRWRRLMDNCKRLSEYMLYLLLAQPAMLPVSSNVQDFMVAAAASDWSRGASSSNSKVQDFMVAADVASRKENFLEWLASEYEGPGLGFWKEQTVVLENQQGINAELAILEKVWVRMLVYAAGKSRPEEHARRLSTGGELITFVWLLMAHRRTGDVERSISLIKDDFSAGHLFELTTASIPYCRQIDMEESITT, encoded by the coding sequence ATGCCCAGTGAAACCCCTCATCAGCTCATGGTATTGTGGGCACCATTCCTTCTTATCCATCTTGGAGGACAGGACACTGTGACTGCTTTTTCATTGGAGGACAATGAGCTGTGGTTGAGGCACCTGCTGATGCTGCTAGGCCAAGCATGCCTAGTTGTCTATGTGCTGTGGAAATGGGTAACATTGTCATACTACCAACTTTTAATCTCGGCTGCATTGTTGTTCGTTGATGGGATCATCAAGTATGGGGAGAGGATTTGGGCACTCAAGTTGGGGAGCCAGGAAGGCCTCAGGAGTTCCACTAGCACAGAAGCTAAGAAAGCATCCCTTCAATTTGGACTAGGATTCAGTAATGAAAGAAAAGAGCAGACCTATCAAGAAATTGTTAGGTATGCTCTTCTCAGGGAGCGAGGCGTGCGGGATATATTCGCTGGACGGAAACTCTTCGACATGGACGATTTAACTCGCGAGTACTTTCTGTATCAATACGATCGGGAGGTTCCGAGAGGGGATGCACAACTGAATTTCAAAAGGGCGGAGATCGAGCTTAGCATAATGTATGACAGCCTCTACACAAAATCTCGGGTGATTCAAACAAGGTCTGGCGCCATCCTTCGGTGTGTCTCCTTCGCCTCCATAGTGATTGCCTTTGTGCTCTATGTCAAGATGATGGTGAGTAGTAGTGCCTATGCTGAGCAAACAACATCAGTATACAACAATGTCGACTACAGAAGAAGTAGAGTTGATGCTGCCATCACCTACATATTATTCATTGGAGCAGTTTGCTTGGAAGCTTGCTCATTCTTCGTTGTGATGATCATGTCACCATTGGAGTGGCCATTGTTGGAAGCTCGAGCTGGATGGTGTCGTGTGCTGCTCACTCGAGTGGCCTGGCCTATGTTCATGAGGATCCAACCAGAGACCAAGCCATGGTGGTCAAACTCAATGGGACAGTACAACTTCTTGAGCTCCTGCTGCAACAAAAGCAGAAGCACGGACAGAAGGTGGAGTAGCACTGTCATCATGTCAAAGATGGCAGGCGTATTTGGAGCTAGTGAACTGTGGAACAAGATAAGAAACACCAAGCATGCCCACATCACAAGGGAGATGAAGGAGCTTATCCATGAAACAATAGGTCATGACAGGGGGTGGCTTCCTGAGCGCATCTGCGTTCCAAGTGCTTATAGATCACTACTTGTCCTCCCCTTCGAGAAGGCCTTGCTATCGCTACACATTTGGACAGATGTGGTGATGCACAAGGTGGCGAAGTCGATGATGGTGAGCAGCAGTGGTCGGCTCCCGATTGACCTGGCCGTCCAAGAGCAAGACCAAGAGGCAGCACAGCGGTGGCGGCGTCTTATGGATAACTGCAAGAGGCTATCTGAGTACATGTTGTACCTGCTGCTGGCGCAACCTGCCATGCTACCCGTGAGCAGCAACGTGCAGGATTTTATGGTAGCAGCGGCTGCCTCAGACTGGTCCAGGGGTGCCTCCTCCTCCAACAGCAAGGTGCAGGATTTTATGGTAGCAGCCGATGTTGCCTCCAGAAAGGAGAATTTTCTTGAGTGGTTGGCTTCAGAATATGAGGGTCCTGGTCTGGGCTTCTGGAAGGAGCAAACGGTGGTGCTAGAAAATCAACAGGGCATCAATGCCGAGCTGGCGATACTAGAGAAGGTGTGGGTGCGGATGCTCGTCTATGCAGCTGGAAAGTCCCGCCCGGAAGAGCATGCCCGACGCCTGAGCACCGGGGGAGAGCTCATTACTTTCGTTTGGCTGCTGATGGCGCATCGGCGTACTGGTGACGTGGAGCGCAGTATCAGCCTTATCAAAGATGATTTCAGCGCAGGacatctttttgagctaactactGCTAGCATACCATACTGTAGGCAAATTGATATGGAGGAGTCCATTACTACTTGA